Proteins encoded by one window of Cannabis sativa cultivar Pink pepper isolate KNU-18-1 chromosome 4, ASM2916894v1, whole genome shotgun sequence:
- the LOC115712024 gene encoding transcription factor RAX2, translating to MGRAPCCDKANVKKGPWSPEEDATLKAYIEQNGTGGNWIALPQKIGLKRCGKSCRLRWLNYLRPHIKHGGFSEEEDNIICSLYLSIGSRWSIIAAQLPGRTDNDIKNYWNTRLKKKLLGKQRKEHAAAAAANQAARRANNNNLMMMMNKPEIKREATNPSTTTTTIAFDHHHQNNILLPTTGGLMMSGNHNHQTLPYWPELPAVATTHPMAPNQNSSYYDVSQLKDQEAAASIKSFLLKLGGRFSDQTDSTSASSTTTTTASTTPDHFHHQYYGPFDQSLLYDHQLPIMVHGSQGQQFAAADHNHVNNIGIGGSVLPSSMDPGLEKLQDELSQLIYSSSDPVEDISLLHHDHEGVYGSSIEMVTRTDGSSSNTTGTASTTTNSGDSSGISSLVNNNNNYPSLVSDYGNYNPQHHHHHQDSAGYGYVFHDLHHHSNNECNDDNNNH from the exons ATGGGAAGAGCTCCTTGCTGTGACAAAGCCAATGTGAAAAAAGGCCCTTGGTCACCTGAAGAAGATGCCACTCTTAAGGCTTATATTGAGCAAAACGGCACCGGTGGCAACTGGATTGCTTTGCCCCAGAAgatag GGCTTAAGAGATGTGGGAAGAGCTGCCGTCTGAGATGGCTGAATTATCTGAGGCCACACATAAAACATGGGGGTTTCTCTGAAGAAGAAGATAACATTATTTGCAGCCTTTATCTAAGCATAGGAAGCAG GTGGTCTATCATAGCAGCTCAGTTACCAGGACGAACTGATAATGATATAAAGAACTACTGGAACACAAGATTGAAGAAAAAGCTGTTGGGAAAACAGCGAAAAGAACATGCAGCCGCAGCCGCCGCTAATCAGGCTGCTCGCCGAGCCAACAACAACAAtctcatgatgatgatgaataagcCAGAAATCAAAAGAGAAGCCACCAACCCCTCTACTACTACCACCACTATTGCttttgatcatcatcatcaaaacAATATTCTTCTTCCTACAACTGGCGGCTTAATGATGAGTGGTAATCATAATCATCAGACACTACCGTACTGGCCAGAGCTACCAGCAGTAGCAACGACTCATCCTATGGCTCCTAATCAAAACAGCAGCTACTACGATGTTTCTCAACTCAAGGACCAAGAAGCTGCAGCCTCTATAAAGAGTTTTCTACTCAAATTGGGAGGAAGATTCTCTGATCAAACTGATAGTACTAGTGCTAGTAGTACTACTACCACCACTGCTTCCACTACCCCagatcattttcatcatcagtaTTACGGCCCTTTTGATCAATCATTATTATATGATCATCAACTCCCAATTATGGTTCATGGGAGCCAGGGCCAGCAGTTTGCTGCTGCTGATCATAATCATGTCAATAATATTGGTATTGGAGGTAGTGTACTACCAAGTAGTATGGATCCTGGGCTTGAGAAACTTCAAGATGAGTTAAGCCAGTTGATTTACAGTAGTAGTGATCCAGTTgaagatatttcattattacaTCATGATCATGAGGGTGTGTATGGGTCATCAATAGAAATGGTAACTAGAACAGACGGAAGCAGTAGCAATACTACTGGGACTGCCAGTACTACTACTAATTCTGGAGACAGTAGTGGAATTAGCTCCTTGgttaacaacaataataattaccCTTCTTTGGTTTCCGACTATGGAAACTACAATCctcaacatcatcatcatcatcaagatTCTGCTGGTTATGGATATGTCTTCCACgatcttcatcatcactccaataATGAATGTaatgatgataataataatcactag